In one window of Macadamia integrifolia cultivar HAES 741 chromosome 2, SCU_Mint_v3, whole genome shotgun sequence DNA:
- the LOC122070095 gene encoding pentatricopeptide repeat-containing protein At1g60770-like has translation MQRNPRPALLWVKEVTTRRLCTVTVRPPSRTKPSSSLGANILRGSKEASSLYHRITALGTNSEGVIRTLDQWVDVERKTLCTYDITCFINQLRRYKQFNHALQLLEWLEKKGVPLSHSHHAKKIDLLYRSKGVMSSEKYFMELPSPTKNDYLYGVLLNCYCREKMVDKAMELVKKMKELNFDATTFAYNSLMTLYVKLGEPEKVPLLAQEMKERRVLPDLCSYHLLMSSYASLKDIEGMERIVEEMNAGGRIEPKWSVYANLASLYIASNLFEKAELALKEIEKRKKSMDRLAFHFLLSMYASIGKASEVSRVWQTLKSAFPRTTNLSYLTMLQTLARLNDMDGLRNCFEEWESNFLTYDIRLVNVVILAYLKQDMIEEAKLIFEGAINRGSKPNSATFMMFVDFYMKNKRTNLALKFLEKAILDVKEHERELYEERAQQLKKQFEKENDVGSTEELQKILKQAKLSQGEL, from the exons atgcaAAGGAACCCTAGGCCGGCGTTACTGTGGGTTAAGGAGGTGACGACGAGAAGACTGTGTACGGTAACAGTAAGGCCTCCGAGTCGGACTAAGCCGTCGTCGTCACTCGGGGCTAACATTCTGAGGGGATCGAAAGAGGCTTCTTCTCTTTATCACCGAATCACAGCTTTGGGCACCAACAGTGAAGGCGTTATCCGCACACTGGACCAGTGGGTGGACGTTGAACGCAAGACCTTGTGTACTTACGACATCACCTGTTTCATCAATCAGCTTCGCAGATACAAGCAATTCAACCACGCACTccag CTATTGGAATGGTTAGAAAAGAAAGGTGTTCCCTTATCACACAGTCACCATGCGAAGAAGATAGATCTCCTATACAGATCCAAGGGTGTTATGTCATCGGAGAAATATTTTATGGAGCTTCCTAGCCCTACAAAGAATGACTACCTATATGGGGTACTTCTGAATTGTTATTGTCGAGAGAAAATGGTTGATAAGGCAATGGAACTAGTCAAGAAAATGAAGGAACTGAACTTTGATGCAACTACTTTTGCATATAACAGTCTAATGACCCTATACGTGAAGTTGGGTGAGCCTGAGAAGGTTCCCCTTCTAGCACAAGAGATGAAGGAGAGACGAGTACTGCCAGATCTTTGTAGCTATCATTTGTTGATGAGCAGTTATGCTTCTTTAAAAGATATTGAAGGAATGGAGAGAATTGTGGAGGAAATGAATGCAGGGGGAAGGATTGAACCTAAGTGGTCTGTGTATGCCAATCTGGCTTCTCTTTACATTGCATCCAACCTCTTTGAGAAGGCTGAGTTGGCTCTTAAAGagattgagaaaagaaaaaaaagtatggATCGATTGGCCTTTCATTTCCTCCTTAGCATGTATGCTAGTATTGGCAAAGCAAGTGAGGTTAGTCGTGTGTGGCAAACTTTAAAATCTGCATTTCCAAGGACTACCAACTTGAGCTATCTCACTATGCTTCAAACCCTTGCGAGACTGAATGATATGGATGGACTCAGAAATTGCTTTGAGGAATGGGAGTCAAATTTCTTGACCTATGACATAAGGTTGGTCAATGTTGTCATACTTGCTTACCTTAAGCAGGACATGATTGAGGAAGCTAAGCTGATTTTTGAAGGTGCCATAAATAGAGGATCGAAGCCCAACTCTGCAACCTTCATGATGTTTGTGGATTTCTATATGAAAAACAAACGTACAAATTTGGCACTGAAGTTTTTGGAGAAAGCCATTCTAGATGTGAAGGAGCATGAACGGGAGCTGTACGAAGAAAGAGCACAACAGCTTAAGAAGCAATttgagaaagaaaatgatgTTGGTAGCACTGAGGAGCTCCAGAAGATCTTGAAGCAGGCTAAGCTTTCTCAGGGAGAACTTTAA
- the LOC122072060 gene encoding DEAD-box ATP-dependent RNA helicase 24, whose translation MSKRKFGFEGFGINRQATYNFEQPQAPQRIYVPPSSRPSGHDNYEDHDLDNIEYDERDGSREALEDQSGSGGGGGGGGGDDDGEIDPLDAFMEGIQEEMRSAPPPKAKDKPEKYRDDEDDDPMESFLRAKKDVGLTLASEVLHAGYDSDEEVYAAAKAVDAGMIEYDSDDNPLLIDKKKIEPIPALDHSSIDYEPFNKDFYEEGASISGMSEQDVADYRKSLAIRVSGFDVPRPVKTFEDCGFSSQLMSAIMKQGYEKPTPIQCQAFPIVLSGRDIIGIAKTGSGKTAAFVLPMIVHIMDQPELEKEEGPIGVICAPTRELAHQIYLESKKFAKSHGIRVSAVYGGMSKLDQFKELKAGCEIVVATPGRLIDMLKMKALTMSRATYLVLDEADRMFDLGFEPQIRSIVGQIRPDRQTLLFSATMPRRVEKLAREILSDPVRVTVGEVGMANEDITQVVQVIPSDAEKMPWLVEKLPAMIDNGDVLVFSSKKATVDGVESQLVEKGFKVAALHGDKDQASRMDILQKFKSGIYHVLVATDVAARGLDIKSIKSVVNFDIAKDMDMHVHRIGRTGRAGEKDGTAYTLITQKEARFAGELVNSLIAAGQNVPMELMDLAMKDGRFRSKRDARKGSGGKKAGGRGKGGGGSGRGVRGVDFGLGIGYSPNPSNPSPPSVQSRSAAVNSLKTGMMAQFRNSFVAASSDSLSQGANSNPNAYANKRPVLTGFVSGGSIGGDINKTQPTSSLNPAPTFATSSANSRENRSQKNSESSRDRPRERRRPSGWDR comes from the exons ATGTCGAAGAGGAAATTTGGCTTCGAAGGTTTCGGAATCAACAGGCAAGCGACCTACAATTTCGAGCAACCCCAGGCTCCGCAGAGAATCTATGTTCCTCCGTCGTCACGTCCCAGTGGTCATGACAACTACGAAGATCATGACCTCGACAATATTGAATATGACGAGAGAGACGGGAGTAGGGAAGCTCTTGAGGATCAAAGTGGcagtggcggtggcggtggtggtggtggtggtgatgatgatggagaGATTGACCCTCTCGATGCATTCATGGAAGGAATCCAAGAGGAAATGAGGTCAGCTCCTCCTCCTAAAGCAAAAGATAAGCCAGAGAAGTATAGGGATGATGAAGATGACGATCCCATGGAGAGCTTCTTGAGGGCAAAGAAGGATGTTGGGTTGACTCTCGCTTCTGAGGTTCTTCATGCAGGTTATGATTCTGATGAGGAGGTTTATGCTGCAGCTAAGGCGGTTGATGCCGGGATGATTGAGTATGATTCAGATGATAATCCATTGCTTATCGATAAGAAGAAGATTGAGCCTATTCCGGCCTTGGATCATAGTTCTATTGATTACGAGCCATTTAACAAGGACTTTTACGAAGAGGGAGCTTCCATTTCAG GGATGAGTGAGCAGGATGTTGCTGATTATCGGAAAAGTTTGGCTATACGAGTTTCCGGGTTTGATGTACCAAGACCTGTTAAGACATTTGAAGATTGTGGATTTTCATCCCAGCTGATGAGTGCTATAATGAAGCAAGGGTACGAGAAGCCAACGCCAATACAGTGTCAGGCTTTTCCAATTGTGCTTTCCGGGAGAGATATCATTGGCATTGCAAAAACCGGTTCTGGAAAAACTGCTGCTTTTGTGCTTCCTATGATTGTGCACATCATGGACCAGCCTGAACTTGAGAAGGAAGAGGGTCCAATAGGAGTGATATGTGCACCTACCAGAGAATTAGCACATCAAATATATTTAGAGTCCAAAAAATTTGCAAAATCTCATGGGATACGAGTATCTGCTGTTTATGGTGGAATGtcaaaacttgatcaatttaaGGAACTTAAGGCAGGTTGTGAGATTGTTGTTGCTACTCCTGGGAGATTGATTGACATGCTGAAGATGAAAGCACTAACAATGTCGAGAGCAACTTACCTAGTTCTTGATGAGGCTGATCGGATGTTTGACCTTGGTTTTGAGCCACAGATAAGATCGATTGTTGGTCAGATTAGACCAGACCGTCAGACCTTACTCTTTTCAGCGACAATGCCGCGCAGAGTTGAAAAGTTAGCTAGGGAAATTCTCAGTGATCCTGTAAGGGTTACAGTAGGTGAGGTAGGAATGGCCAATGAAGATATCACACAAGTTGTCCAAGTAATTCCttctgatgctgagaagatGCCTTGGCTTGTGGAGAAACTTCCTGCGATGATTGATAACGGGGATGTTCTAgtcttttcttcaaaaaaggCTACAGTTGATGGGGTTGAATCTCAATTAGTTGAGAAGGGTTTTAAAGTAGCAGCTCTCCATGGTGATAAAGATCAGGCTTCTAGAATGGACATTTTACAAAAATTTAAATCTGGGATATATCATGTATTGGTAGCAACTGATGTTGCTGCTCGTGGACTTGACATCAAGTCAATTAAGTCGGTTGTAAATTTTGATATTGCAAAAGATATGGACATGCATGTCCATCGTATTGGAAGAACTGGTCGTGCAGGAGAGAAGGATGGGACTGCATACACTCTTATCACACAGAAAGAGGCTCGCTTTGCTGGTGAGTTGGTAAACAGTTTGATTGCTGCTGGTCAGAATGTCCCTATGGAGTTGATGGATCTTGCTATGAAG GATGGAAGATTCAGGTCGAAACGCGATGCGAGGAAAGGATCTG GTGGGAAAAAGGCAGGAGGGAGGGGAAAGGGAGGTGGTGGCAGTGGGCGAGGGGTGCGTGGTGTGGATTTTGGCTTGGGTATTGGATATAGTCCAAATCCATCAAATCCATCTCCTCCATCAGTTCAAAGTCGATCTGCTGCTGTTAATTCGCTGAAAACAGGGATGATGGCGCAGTTCAGGAACAGCTTTGTAGCTGCATCGTCTGATTCTCTGAGCCAGGGAGCAAATAGTAATCCCAACGCATATGCTAACAAGAGGCCAGTGCTAACTGGTTTTGTTTCTGGTGGTTCAATTGGTGGGGACATAAATAAAACACAACCAACAAGTTCATTGAATCCTGCTCCAACGTTTGCAACCAGTTCTGCAAATTCCAGAGAAAATAGAAGTCAGAAAAATTCTGAAAG CTCTAGAGATAGGCCTAGGGAAAGGCGAAGGCCATCAGGTTGGGATCGATAA
- the LOC122057437 gene encoding uncharacterized protein LOC122057437, giving the protein MDASVSGRAGTAANDPSKDPSRKAKSQDPGWKYGYWPDVADRNLVRCMLCGKDVKGGIKRLKQHLVGGYGDVTKCLKTTAKIAREMHEAIIRNQKRKPEVFDNDYDVGHPQGDLPAELETRGQMQSDAYRPPNRESQASSSLTLLPSYGTSAKRNKAVMDVQVRGPMDAYVKRNLEEVLAEDREFVPTLQSAFMNVGSH; this is encoded by the coding sequence ATGGATGCTAGTGTCAGTGGTCGTGCTGGCACAGCAGCGAATGATCCAAGCAAAGATCCAAGTAGGAAAGCCAAATCACAAGATCCTGGATGGAAGTATGGATACTGGCCTGATGTTGCAGACAGAAACTTAGTTCGATGTATGCTTTGTGGAAAGGACGTGAAGGGAGGAATTAAAAGGCTTAAGCAACACTTAGTTGGCGGATATGGTGATGTTACAAAGTGCCTAAAAACAACTGCAAAGATTGCTAGAGAGATGCATGAAGCTATAATACGCAATCAGAAGAGGAAGCCCGAGGTTTTTGATAATGACTATGATGTCGGTCACCCCCAAGGAGATTTACCGGCAGAGCTTGAAACTAGAGGGCAGATGCAGTCTGATGCCTATAGGCCCCCAAATAGAGAGTCCCAAGCTTCTTCAAGTCTTACCCTTCTCCCAAGCTATGGGACATCTGCTAAAAGAAATAAAGCTGTCATGGATGTACAAGTAAGGGGTCCCATGGATGCTTATGTTAAGCGAAATCTTGAAGAAGTGCTTGCTGAAGACAGAGAGTTTGTTCCTACATTGCAAAGTGCTTTTATGAATGTGGGATCCCATTAA
- the LOC122070088 gene encoding pentatricopeptide repeat-containing protein At4g01990, mitochondrial-like: MEKGKKACSIILWRGTASLRRLSTATVAATSSAAKDKETSLYRRLSALGGSDLKVADTLNEWVSEGKPVRRFEAIGYINQLRKYKKYEHAIQLLEWIENRGRKFTHGDHAIRIDLLSKVKGVAAAEQYFNGLRESAKTKETYGALLNCFCQEKMTDKAMALFKEMERLKFASTLAYKNLMCLRMSLGEHKKVQQLAQEMKQKNIPQDVFVYNILMNSYASLKDIEGVERVMEEMKAADGIQIDWATYANLATIYVKAGQIDKANTALTELEKMDNLRDRDAFLTLISLYAQTSNSLGVNRVWKSLKSAFPKTINSSYLVMLRALSRLGDMDALSKCCEEWESACSIYDVRLANVLIDAYLNRGMIKDAELVGERIKKRGAKPDFRTLEMFMTYYLKNKQLDLALKYVDMAASKVKAEKSEWKLNQETLNLFLKYFEEKKDVDGVEKFYDSLKQADRVSTKVYESLLRTYIAAGRIESQMRKRIKDDGIEMSSETKKLLERVCPS, encoded by the exons atggagaaggggaagaaagcTTGCAGCATCATTTTATGGAGAGGAACAGCGTCGTTGAGAAGGTTATCGACGGCGACAGTGGCGGCGACATCGTCGGCGGCGAAAGACAAAGAGACTTCTCTCTACCGTCGATTGTCTGCCTTAGGCGGTAGTGATCTGAAAGTGGCTGATACTCTTAACGAATGGGTGAGCGAGGGCAAACCTGTTCGGAGATTCGAGGCTATTGGCTACATCAATCAGCTCCGCAAGTACAAGAAATACGAGCACGCTATCCAG CTGTTGGAATGGATAGAGAACAGGGGTAGGAAGTTTACTCATGGGGATCATGCAATACGTATAGATCTTCTATCAAAAGTCAAGGGAGTAGCTGCAGCTGAACAATATTTCAACGGTCTTAGGGAATCTGCAAAAACCAAGGAAACCTATGGAGCACTCCTTAACTGTTTCTGCCAAGAGAAAATGACAGATAAGGCGATGGCCCTATTTAAGGAGATGGAAAGACTGAAGTTTGCTTCTACTTTAGCCTACAAAAATCTCATGTGCTTACGCATGAGTTTGGGTGAGCACAAGAAGGTCCAACAACTAGCACAAGAAATGAAGCAGAAGAATATACCACAAGATGTTTTTGTGTATAATATATTGATGAACAGCTATGCCTCTTTAAAAGACATTGAAGGAGTGGAGAGAGTTATGGAGGAGATGAAAGCAGCAGATGGGATCCAAATTGACTGGGCCACCTATGCTAACCTAGCAACAATATATGTCAAGGCAGGACAAATTGACAAGGCCAATACAGCTCTTACAGAGCTTGAGAAAATGGATAACCTTCGAGATCGTGATGCGTTCCTTACTCTCATTAGCTTATATGCACAGACTTCTAATTCATTGGGTGTCAATCGGGTTTGGAAGTCTCTGAAGTCAGCCTTCCCAAAGACCATCAACAGCAGTTATCTGGTCATGCTTCGAGCTCTCTCCAGATTGGGAGATATGGATGCCCTTAGCAAGTGCTGTGAGGAATGGGAATCTGCTTGCTCGATCTATGACGTCCGGTTAGCAAATGTCCTTATAGATGCTTACCTCAATCGCGGTATGATTAAAGATGCTGAGTTGGTTGGTGAAAGGATCAAGAAAAGGGGTGCCAAGCCTGACTTTAGGACATTAGAGATGTTCATGACTTACTATTTGAAAAACAAGCAGCTGGATTTGGCGCTAAAATATGTGGACATGGCTGCTTCTAAAGTGAAAGCTGAAAAGAGTGAGTGGAAGTTGAACCAAGAAACTTTAAATTTGTTTCTGAAGTATTTTGAAGAGAAGAAGGATGTCGATGGTGTAGAGAAGTTCTACGACAGCTTGAAGCAAGCTGACCGTGTTAGTACAAAAGTCTATGAATCTCTGCTTCGGACTTATATTGCTGCTGGTAGAATTGAATCCCAGATGCGTAAGAGGATAAAAGATGATGGGATTGAGATGAGTTCTGAGACAAAGAAGTTGCTTGAGAGGGTCTGCCCATCGTAA
- the LOC122063474 gene encoding uncharacterized protein LOC122063474 produces the protein MVAAIGQFGPGLEPPSYHELRGLFLNDEKGGIKEIRKKYEEYWKTYGCTIMCDGWTNENGRHLINFLVNCPHGTYFIGSIDASNHVQDANMLFQLLDSKIEEIGADNVVQIVTDNVANYVAAGKLLMKKRSRLYWTPCAARCLDLMLEDIGNLEAYRAVIGKATRITSFIYMHTFLLEDIRIRTNGKDLVRTGVTRFTTSFLTLQSLLKHNGALMQLFVSDDWNNSKLSKTEAGKKVEEIVLARTFWDDVRDCLRASHPILVVFRLIVADKKPAMPEIYMAMEVAKKRIKQNFVNRERSWKEVITILDRRWECQMEQSLHAAAFYLNAGKYFEYIADETVSCDEVCKINNAFVEVITRLVPD, from the coding sequence ATGGTTGCAGCCATTGGGCAGTTTGGGCCTGGACTTGAGCCCCCTTCTTATCATGAATTGAGGGGgctttttttaaatgatgaaaagGGTGGAATTAAAGAAATCaggaagaaatatgaagaaTATTGGAAGACATATGGGTGCACTATTATGTGTGATGGGTggactaatgaaaatggaagacACTTGATTAATTTCCTCGTCAACTGTCCACATGGGACTTATTTTATAGGTTCCATAGATGCATCTAATCATGTGCAAGATGCAAATATGTTGTTTCAGTTGCTTGATAGCAAGATTGAAGAAATTGGAGCGGACAATGTTGTACAAATAGTTACAGACAATGTAGCCAATTATGTAGCAGCTGGTAAATtgttgatgaagaagagaagtagattgtattggactccttgtgcagctcGTTGTTTGGACCTTATGTTGGAGGACATAGGTAATTTGGAAGCATATAGGGCTGTGATAGGGAAGGCAACAAGAATAACAAGCTTTATCTACATGCATACTTTCCTTCTTGAAGATATAAGGATCAGAACAAATGGGAAGGACCTAGTGAGGACTGGAGTAACTAGATTTACCACTTCATTCCTGACACTCCAAAGCTTGTTAAAGCATAATGGTGCCTTGATGCAATTATTTGTGTCTGATGATTGGAATAATTCTAAGTTGTCTAAGACAGAAGCAGGGAAGAAGGTGGAAGAGATAGTGCTTGCTAGAACATTCTGGGATGATGTGCGAGATTGCCTTAGAGCATCACATCCAATTCTTGTTGTCTTCAGGTTAATTGTTGCTGATAAGAAGCCTGCCATGCCTGAAATTTATATGGCAATGGAAGTGGCAAAAAAGAGGATAAAACAGAATTTTGTGAACCGAGAAAGGTCATGGAAAGAGGTGATAACAATTCTTGATAGGCGTTGGGAGTGTCAGATGGAGCAATCATTACATGCTGCAGCATTTTACCTCAATGCTGGTAAGTATTTTGAGTACATTGCTGATGAGACAGTTTCTTGTGACGAAGTGTGCAAGATAAATAATGCCTTTGTTGAAGTGATTACAAGACTAGTGCCTGATTAA
- the LOC122070103 gene encoding beta-carotene isomerase D27, chloroplastic, whose amino-acid sequence MKLLALSHPPSFCSPPQFSLQRKFRVSCSSIGSESGKVTIASSKAEYKPGIIDDLLLTLFRKKMVEEIGWDSEKPGYDGLIEVVNCLMMKGQTNSETQEAAVRILRSLFPPFLLELFKMLIAPLGSGKVAAMMVARVTALSCQWLMGNCKINTIDLPNGSSCRSGVLVERCKYLEESKCVAICLNTCKLPTQTFFKDYMGVPLLMEPNFSDYSCQFQFGVLPPQHAEDKTLKEPCLEMCPNAFQHQGRGVLRDEAQCPKAN is encoded by the exons atgaAGCTTCTCGCTCTTTCTCATCCCCCCAGCTTCTGTTCTCCTCCACAGTTTTCCCTTCAACGCAAATTTCGCGTGTCATGCTCTTCAATTGGATCCGAATCG GGTAAGGTCACAATCGCATCTTCGAAAGCTGAATACAAGCCAGGCATTATCGATGACTTGCTTCTAACTTTGTTCCGGAAAAAGATGGTGGAG GAGATTGGATGGGATTCCGAGAAACCTGGATATGATGGACTCATTGAAGTGGTGAACTGTCTTATGATGAAAGGCCAAACTAATTCTGAAACTCAGGAAGCAGCG GTACGAATATTGAGATCACTGTTTCCTCCTTTTCTACTAGAACTTTTTAAAATGCTAATAGCACCTTTAGGGAGTGGAAAAGTTGCTGCCATGATGGTTG CAAGGGTAACTGCACTCTCTTGCCAGTGGCTCATGGGTAATTGCAAGATTAACACCATTGATCTTCCTAATGGATCATCTTGTAGAAGCGGG GTGTTGGTAGAAAGATGCAAATATTTGGAAGAAAGCAAATGTGTGGCAATTTGTTTAAATACATGTAAGCTGCCAACACAG ACTTTCTTCAAGGACTACATGGGTGTTCCTTTACTGATGGAACCTAACTTCAGTGACTATAGCTGTCAG TTCCAATTTGGTGTTCTTCCTCCTCAGCATGCAGAGGATAAGACCCTCAAGGAGCCTTGCTTGGAAATGTGCCCAAATGCTTTTCAGCATCAAGGCAGAGGAGTTCTCAGAGATGAAGCACAATGCCCAAAGGCAAACTGA